A single genomic interval of Pomacea canaliculata isolate SZHN2017 linkage group LG5, ASM307304v1, whole genome shotgun sequence harbors:
- the LOC112564507 gene encoding pyridoxal phosphate phosphatase PHOSPHO2-like isoform X1, with product MVAENMADLTTQREKILMAFDFDNTLIDDNVDLAVVQLAPGGKIPDDVRALYSDDGWTEYMGAVFCLLHEHGVTAAQIRRHVHQIPLTPGMSELFHYMHARGCFECIIISDANSVLIQYSMEKHQLDSAIAQVFTNPADVDRSGRLHVRRYHTQDWCQLSTVNLCKGRILQDYIKQRSAEGVKYSCVLYVGDGSNDLCPGLTLAPHDYLLPRKGFSLWKKIQQARSKPDSKVKGLKASVVGWDSGVDIMNLLERIVADCKLGTS from the coding sequence aAAATATGGCTGACTTAACGACACAGCGGGAGAAGATTCTGATGGCATTTGACTTCGACAACACGCTGATAGACGACAACGTGGACCTGGCTGTGGTGCAGCTGGCCCCCGGTGGCAAGATTCCGGACGATGTGCGAGCCCTGTACAGCGACGACGGGTGGACGGAGTATATGGGTGCTGTCTTCTGTCTGCTGCACGAGCATGGGGTGACCGCCGCGCAGATCCGCCGACACGTGCATCAGATCCCCCTGACGCCGGGCATGTCGGAACTATTCCATTACATGCACGCGCGCGGCTGCTTCGAGTGCATCATTATCTCCGACGCCAACTCCGTTCTCATACAGTACTCCATGGAGAAGCACCAGCTGGACTCGGCGATTGCCCAGGTCTTCACTAACCCCGCAGATGTAGACCGCAGTGGGCGGCTGCATGTGCGGCGCTACCACACGCAGGACTGGTGCCAGCTCAGCACCGTCAACCTGTGCAAAGGGCGCATCTTGCAGGACTACATCAAACAGCGGTCTGCGGAGGGAGTCAAGTACTCGTGCGTGTTGTACGTCGGCGACGGCTCCAACGACCTGTGTCCGGGCCTGACCTTAGCACCTCACGATTACCTTCTGCCCAGGAAGGGTTTCTCGTTGTGGAAGAAAATTCAGCAGGCCAGAAGCAAGCCCGATTCGAAAGTCAAAGGGTTAAAGGCCTCTGTAGTAGGTTGGGACTCCGGGGTGGATATAATGAATCTACTAGAGAGAATTGTTGCCGATTGTAAATTGGGAACTTCATGA
- the LOC112564507 gene encoding pyridoxal phosphate phosphatase PHOSPHO2-like isoform X2: protein MADLTTQREKILMAFDFDNTLIDDNVDLAVVQLAPGGKIPDDVRALYSDDGWTEYMGAVFCLLHEHGVTAAQIRRHVHQIPLTPGMSELFHYMHARGCFECIIISDANSVLIQYSMEKHQLDSAIAQVFTNPADVDRSGRLHVRRYHTQDWCQLSTVNLCKGRILQDYIKQRSAEGVKYSCVLYVGDGSNDLCPGLTLAPHDYLLPRKGFSLWKKIQQARSKPDSKVKGLKASVVGWDSGVDIMNLLERIVADCKLGTS, encoded by the coding sequence ATGGCTGACTTAACGACACAGCGGGAGAAGATTCTGATGGCATTTGACTTCGACAACACGCTGATAGACGACAACGTGGACCTGGCTGTGGTGCAGCTGGCCCCCGGTGGCAAGATTCCGGACGATGTGCGAGCCCTGTACAGCGACGACGGGTGGACGGAGTATATGGGTGCTGTCTTCTGTCTGCTGCACGAGCATGGGGTGACCGCCGCGCAGATCCGCCGACACGTGCATCAGATCCCCCTGACGCCGGGCATGTCGGAACTATTCCATTACATGCACGCGCGCGGCTGCTTCGAGTGCATCATTATCTCCGACGCCAACTCCGTTCTCATACAGTACTCCATGGAGAAGCACCAGCTGGACTCGGCGATTGCCCAGGTCTTCACTAACCCCGCAGATGTAGACCGCAGTGGGCGGCTGCATGTGCGGCGCTACCACACGCAGGACTGGTGCCAGCTCAGCACCGTCAACCTGTGCAAAGGGCGCATCTTGCAGGACTACATCAAACAGCGGTCTGCGGAGGGAGTCAAGTACTCGTGCGTGTTGTACGTCGGCGACGGCTCCAACGACCTGTGTCCGGGCCTGACCTTAGCACCTCACGATTACCTTCTGCCCAGGAAGGGTTTCTCGTTGTGGAAGAAAATTCAGCAGGCCAGAAGCAAGCCCGATTCGAAAGTCAAAGGGTTAAAGGCCTCTGTAGTAGGTTGGGACTCCGGGGTGGATATAATGAATCTACTAGAGAGAATTGTTGCCGATTGTAAATTGGGAACTTCATGA